The nucleotide window AACAAACTGTTTTAGATGTAGGAACTGGAAGTGGTATTCTTGCGATTGCAGCAGCTAAAAAGAATTGTATAGTTGATATATGTGATACAGATGAAGTTTGTATAAATGACACGAAATCAAATTTTGATTTAAATAACGTTAGCTTTAATGATGCTTGGATTGGCTCAACAAATAAAACAACTAAAAAATACGATGTAGTTATTGCAAATATAGTTGCAGATGTTTTAGTAATGATAGCAAGTGATTTGAAAAAATGTTTGAATAATGATGGATTATTAATAATTTCAGGTATATTAGATAAACATATAAATAGAGTATTAAGTAAATTTAAAGATTTAGAAGAACTAAAACTTATTCATAAAAATGAATGGGTTACAGTTGTATTTAAAAATAGTAAGGAGTCTTAAATTATGGCTAAAAAACAACAAAATAATAGCAATAATAATAACAATAACAACGCTAATAATGGGAATAATAACAATTTTTTTAATAATAATCCATTATTGATATTTGTAATTTTTTCAATTGTTACAATATTTGCATTTAAAACAATTTTTCCAGAAGATCAAATATCTAGTGGAACAAATTCAAATATTCAAGCATTTGGACAAACAACAAATAAAACTATCGCATATTCTGATTTAAAGAAATTAATTAGTTCAGGAAAAATAGAGTATGTAGGAATTGGAAATACTCAAATTAGAGCAGTTTCAAAAAATGATGGTGGACAAGTAGTAACATATACTGCAAGAAGAGTAATACCTGATGAAACATTGATTACAACTTTAGAGCAAAATGGTATTGGGTATGGTGGTATTAATGAAGAGAATATTTTAGCTGATATTTTATTTGGATGGGTATTACCAATATTTATTTTCTTTGCCATTTGGATGTTTATTGCTAAACGAATGCAAAAATCAATGGGTGGTGGTTCAGGAGGAATTCTTGGAATTGGTTCATCTAAAAAAATGATTAATTCTGAAAAACCAAATGTTAAATTTGACGACATGGCTGGAAATAAAGAGGCTAAAGAAGAAGTTCAAGAAGTTGTTGACTTTTTAAAATCTCCAGATAGATATGTAAGACTTGGTGCTCAAATCCCAAAAGGTGTTTTATTAGTAGGACCTCCTGGTACAGGGAAAACACTTTTAGCAAAAGCAGTTGCTGGTGAAGCTGATGTTGAATTTTTATCAGTTTCTGGATCAGCTTTTATAGAGATGTTTGTTGGGGTTGGAGCTTCAAGAGTTAGAGATTTATTTGAACAAGCAAAAAAAGTAGCACCTGCAATTATTTTTATTGATGAAATTGATGCAATTGGTAAAAGTAGAGCAAGTGGTGGACCAATGGGTGGAAATGATGAGAGAGAACAAACATTAAATCAGCTTTTAGCTGAAATGGATGGATTCTCAACAGAACATGCTCCTGTTATTGTATTAGCAGCAACAAATAGACCTGAAGTTCTTGATCCTGCACTTTTAAGACCAGGACGATTTGACAGACAAGTTTTAGTTGATAAACCTGATTATGAAGGAAGAATTGAAATCTTAAAAGTACATATTAAAGATGTAAAATTAGGGAAAAATGTAGATTTAAAAGAAATTGCAAAAATGACAGCAGGACTTGCTGGAGCTGATTTAGCAAATATCATTAATGAAGCAGCATTACTTGCAGGGCGAGCTAATAAAGATGAAGTTGAACCAAGTGATTTTAAAGAAGCGGTAGAGAGACAAATTGCTGGACTTGAGAAAAAATCAAGAAGAATTTCTCCAAAAGAGAGAAAAATAGTTGCTTATCATGAATCTGGACACGCACTAATTGCTGAAATTACAAAAGGTGCAAATAAAGTAAATAAAGTATCAATTGTTCCAAGAGGACTTGCTGCACTTGGATATACTTTAAATACTCCAGAAGAAAATAAATACTTGATGCAAAAACATGAATTGTTAGCTGAAGTTGATGTTCTTTTAGGTGGACGTGCAGCAGAACAAGTATTTATTGGAGAAATTAGTACTGGTGCAGGAAATGATTTAGAAAGAGCAACTGGAATTATTAAATCAATGGCTACTATTTATGGTATGAGTGATATTGCTGGATTAATGGTTTTAGAAAAAAGAACAAATCAATTTTTAGGTGGACAAACTCAAAAAGATTATTCAGATGCTATGGCAAAAGAACTTGATAATCACGTAAAAACATTGTTAAATGAAAGATATGAAATTGTTTTAAATGCTCTAAAAGAAAATAGTGCAGCAATTGAACAAATGACAGCAGAATTACTTGATATTGAAGTAATTACAGGTGAAAGAGTAAGAGAAATTATCAAAGAAAATGGTGGAAAAGTTTTCGAAGATGAAGATTTGCATAGTGAGGCAATTACTCTTGAAGATGAAACTACAAAAACAGAAACTACTGAGTTATAAATTCTTATAGGAAGTCAGATAAATTTTTATTTGACTTCTTTTTCCTCTTTTATCAAAATTATTTTTTCTTGTGTTTAGTTATAATTGTTGTATAATTGATTTATATAATGATTCATAAAGGTTAAATATGAATAAAAATCAAGATTATTTTTTTTATTTAAAAAAGACAACAGTTTTATATGTTGAAGATGATGATAGTACAAGAGAAGAATTGGAATACTTTTTAGAAAAAAAAGTATATAAACTAATTGTTGCAAAAAATGGACAAGAAGGTTTAGAATTATATAATAAGCATAAACCAGATTTAATCGTAACTGATATCCAAATGCCTGTAATGAATGGTATAAAAATGATTAAATCACTAAAAGAAATCAATCCAAATTTACCTATTGTTATTATTACTGCTTTTAATGATACAGATTATTTATTTGAAG belongs to Arcobacter defluvii and includes:
- the ftsH gene encoding ATP-dependent zinc metalloprotease FtsH encodes the protein MAKKQQNNSNNNNNNNANNGNNNNFFNNNPLLIFVIFSIVTIFAFKTIFPEDQISSGTNSNIQAFGQTTNKTIAYSDLKKLISSGKIEYVGIGNTQIRAVSKNDGGQVVTYTARRVIPDETLITTLEQNGIGYGGINEENILADILFGWVLPIFIFFAIWMFIAKRMQKSMGGGSGGILGIGSSKKMINSEKPNVKFDDMAGNKEAKEEVQEVVDFLKSPDRYVRLGAQIPKGVLLVGPPGTGKTLLAKAVAGEADVEFLSVSGSAFIEMFVGVGASRVRDLFEQAKKVAPAIIFIDEIDAIGKSRASGGPMGGNDEREQTLNQLLAEMDGFSTEHAPVIVLAATNRPEVLDPALLRPGRFDRQVLVDKPDYEGRIEILKVHIKDVKLGKNVDLKEIAKMTAGLAGADLANIINEAALLAGRANKDEVEPSDFKEAVERQIAGLEKKSRRISPKERKIVAYHESGHALIAEITKGANKVNKVSIVPRGLAALGYTLNTPEENKYLMQKHELLAEVDVLLGGRAAEQVFIGEISTGAGNDLERATGIIKSMATIYGMSDIAGLMVLEKRTNQFLGGQTQKDYSDAMAKELDNHVKTLLNERYEIVLNALKENSAAIEQMTAELLDIEVITGERVREIIKENGGKVFEDEDLHSEAITLEDETTKTETTEL